In Streptomyces sp. 840.1, one DNA window encodes the following:
- a CDS encoding DinB family protein, which produces MERMSDQPARWSQATVYPDMWADPDDDPRNSEGVSPDGELATLQDFLKDYRLTLRMKCEGLDAEQLARRAVPPSTMSLLGLVRHLAEVERDWLNWISDGDPRPKLYGKRDADFEGAVADPGVVDAAYADLAREQAATDAALSVHPDLGTRLGKDGIAVRELLVHRIEEYARHCGHADLLRECVDGRVGQ; this is translated from the coding sequence ATGGAACGCATGAGCGACCAACCCGCACGATGGAGCCAGGCCACCGTCTACCCCGACATGTGGGCCGACCCCGACGACGACCCCCGCAACAGCGAAGGAGTCAGCCCGGACGGCGAACTGGCCACACTCCAGGACTTCCTGAAGGACTACCGGCTCACCCTGCGGATGAAGTGCGAGGGACTGGACGCCGAACAGCTCGCCCGCAGGGCCGTTCCGCCATCGACCATGTCGCTCCTCGGCCTGGTCCGGCACCTCGCCGAGGTCGAGCGGGACTGGCTCAACTGGATCAGCGACGGCGACCCCCGGCCGAAGCTCTACGGCAAGCGCGACGCCGACTTCGAGGGAGCCGTGGCCGACCCGGGCGTGGTCGACGCCGCCTACGCCGACCTGGCCCGCGAACAGGCCGCGACCGACGCCGCACTGTCCGTACACCCGGACCTGGGCACCCGCCTGGGCAAGGACGGCATCGCCGTACGGGAGTTGCTGGTCCACCGGATCGAGGAGTACGCCCGCCACTGCGGCCACGCCGACCTGCTGCGCGAGTGCGTCGACGGGCGGGTGGGGCAGTGA
- a CDS encoding helix-turn-helix domain-containing protein codes for MRVADVLGMPELGLTLLTGAGGTEGGGTGTGGDGGGDTVDALERELRWVYATDLLEPAAFLNGGELVLTSEGWYRTPADCATFAASLAAGGAVALVAGDILLGEVPPALVDACAGFGIPVLAAAPEISYSTLSRTVIERINRERGQELVDVLGRHRRLVAALVEGADLGGLVAMLSAELGHDCWAVSIAGRPLAGPAASLPAALRRGEQAADGCTVLPIGRRSAGAGFLVVRDPLTDPAARESAEQTAELMALGGARRDERRRTEQKFHAELVELIGQGVPAAALAARLRTAGLAPDRPLLAVTALTRGAPLPWDLASDLVESALDEDPGTTTVVAGGEHGLTILASPAPGLDDVRLAERLRVRLARLEPAVDGGRIAFGLGALTPDAAGLARAVEESQHAARLAALRPERLALVTAYELDSHLLLLAGVPAEVRAAYRQRLLGPLAAYDAEHGADLVHTLRVFLETNGSWRRAAAELHLHVSTLHYRIGRVQQLTGRDLAVARDRVDLYLACAINEG; via the coding sequence ATGCGTGTGGCCGATGTGCTGGGCATGCCGGAGCTGGGACTCACCCTGCTGACGGGGGCGGGCGGTACGGAGGGCGGCGGGACCGGGACCGGCGGCGACGGAGGCGGGGACACCGTCGATGCGCTGGAGCGGGAGCTGCGGTGGGTGTACGCCACCGATCTGCTGGAGCCCGCCGCGTTCCTCAACGGCGGAGAGCTCGTGCTGACGAGCGAGGGCTGGTACCGCACGCCCGCCGACTGCGCGACCTTCGCCGCCTCCCTCGCGGCGGGCGGCGCCGTCGCCCTGGTGGCCGGGGACATCCTGCTCGGCGAGGTGCCGCCCGCCCTGGTGGATGCCTGCGCCGGGTTCGGTATCCCCGTGCTGGCCGCCGCGCCCGAGATCAGCTACAGCACCCTGTCCCGCACGGTCATCGAGCGCATCAACCGCGAGCGCGGCCAGGAACTCGTCGATGTGCTGGGCCGGCACCGAAGGCTCGTCGCCGCCCTGGTGGAGGGCGCCGACCTCGGCGGGCTCGTCGCGATGCTCTCCGCCGAACTCGGCCACGACTGCTGGGCCGTGAGCATCGCGGGCCGCCCGCTGGCCGGTCCCGCCGCCTCGCTCCCCGCCGCGCTGCGCCGTGGTGAGCAGGCCGCCGACGGCTGCACCGTGCTGCCGATAGGCCGCCGCAGCGCCGGGGCAGGATTCCTCGTCGTCCGCGATCCGCTCACCGACCCGGCCGCCCGCGAATCCGCCGAACAGACGGCGGAGCTCATGGCCCTGGGCGGGGCCCGGCGCGACGAACGGCGGCGCACCGAGCAGAAATTCCACGCCGAGCTCGTCGAGCTCATCGGCCAGGGCGTCCCGGCCGCCGCCCTGGCCGCCCGGCTGCGCACCGCGGGGCTCGCCCCCGACCGGCCGCTGCTGGCCGTCACCGCGCTGACCAGGGGCGCGCCGCTGCCCTGGGACCTGGCGTCCGACCTCGTGGAGAGCGCCCTGGACGAGGACCCCGGCACCACCACCGTCGTGGCGGGCGGCGAACACGGACTCACGATCCTCGCCTCACCCGCCCCGGGGCTGGACGACGTACGACTGGCCGAGCGGCTCCGGGTACGTCTCGCCCGGCTCGAACCGGCCGTGGACGGAGGGCGGATCGCCTTCGGCCTCGGCGCCCTGACCCCGGACGCGGCGGGGCTGGCACGCGCGGTCGAGGAGTCCCAGCACGCCGCCCGGCTCGCGGCGCTGCGGCCGGAGCGGCTCGCGCTGGTCACCGCGTACGAGCTGGACTCGCACCTGCTGCTGCTTGCGGGCGTCCCGGCCGAGGTCCGTGCCGCGTACCGGCAGCGGCTGCTCGGCCCGCTCGCGGCGTACGACGCGGAGCACGGCGCGGACCTCGTCCACACCCTGCGGGTCTTCCTGGAGACCAACGGGTCCTGGCGCCGGGCGGCGGCCGAACTCCACCTGCATGTGAGCACGTTGCACTACCGCATCGGCCGCGTCCAGCAGCTGACCGGCCGCGATCTCGCCGTCGCCCGCGACCGGGTGGACCTCTACCTCGCCTGCGCCATCAACGAGGGCTGA